The nucleotide window GCAGAGTGTACGTGACCCATGCAGGAGTCAGTAATGTCCATTCCCCTTCATCCTCGTACATATACTTTatacatgtataattttttatCAAAGCAGAACATGTATGCAGAAGATTTGCACTCTAATTTTTCAAAGCAATGACTTCAAATAGTAGCAACGTCTTCATAATTAGAAGCAGCTGTCCCAGCATCACCTTTTTCCACTCTCTAGATTTTCCAGTtgcatattttttaattgcaCACATGTGTACTATAGAAAATCCGAAAATGTagacaagcaaaaagaaaaccgAGGAGAGCACAGTCAACCCCATATCTCATTTTATCAATAATGAGATATCGATAACGATTTCTCAATGATTTAGCCATACTTTTTTCTCCCCAGAGAGGTCTTAATTGTATTTTGGGGGGTGTGTTATTGCTCTAATCATAGTCTGCCTCCAATTAAGGGAAGAAAACGGGTGTTTGTTGAGTAAAAGGTGCTCAGCCTTCACTGTTCAGAGTGCGTGCTCCAGAGACAGCAGCCTGGGTACCACTAGGAAGCTTGGCAGAAATGCAGGGTGTTGGGCCCGATGCCGGAATCTGCATTTTTTGACAAGACTGTAGTTAAAGTGGGGGACGGGGGTTGTAGACCCCTGAGCTATGAAACTTGCAGTCACGCACTGTTCTTCCAGTCCTGGATAAGAGACTTGAGCTAGCACGTAAATGCGTGCGGCTTCCTTTACAAACGGAAAGTCTTGCCGCAAAGCACTGCCAGCTGAACTAAACAATGTGATTGATGAGGAAGGTGATTTACATTCTGGCCCGAGCTCCTTATCTTGTCAGGGACCAGGGACATGCCGTTCCTGGACCCGGCACCCGTCTGCCGACCACACTTGGAGCAGCGGCGCTTGTGAAGTTGGGGGCTGGGACTGCCCCGGGTTTCTCTGGTTTTAGATCCCAGCCTCTTCAGCCTGCGTGTCCTGGACCCTCCCACTGACTgtgacacacacccacacatgcagGCACACCCTAGGAGAGCCCTGGCCCAGAGTCAGTGATTAGAAAACGTCTGTCTCTTCATACAGGCTCAGGCCTCATCCCCTGCGTCTCGGTCGGTACCAGGCCTCTGTTTACATTAAAAGGGTTACTGTTCTTTCTATCAGCTCCTGTCAAGACCAAGCAGGGGACTTGCAGAACGTCTGGAGTCAAGAGaagctgagttaaaaaaaaaaaagctttgatgGACTTAGAAGATTAGAAacgaaaaacaaaacagcaacgtCTTCGCTCAGCTCAAGTTTCCAACACAAAAAGATCTCACAGATCCCAGGGTCCATATATCATCCAGTATTTACGAACTCCAGGCCAGGCCTCCACCTACAGTGACAGAGCAGGCAACTAATATGTCTGAGAAGGAAGCAAGGCCCCTGGGAAGGTGTGGATCAGCCGAGTAGGAGCTGGCTTCTCTAAAAATCCCATGTGGCAATTGATCCAGCCTTAGAGCCATCTTCCCCAAAGAGCCCAGGGAGGCCCATGATTTTGGATCATGGAGCTCATTTTCACTAGAATGTTGGGAAGACTCAGAACCTTTTGCGGGGCACAACTTGGTTAAGAGAATTGGGAGTCAGAGTGTGAATTTCCAAGCCACAATtctctggctgtgtgaccttagggaagTTACTCAACGTCTCTGATTGTTAGTTTCcgtatctgtaaaatgggacatcATAATAGAGACCTTGCAAAGGCATGTCTGTGAAGCGCCTAGCACtgactctttcattcattcactcatgtaGTCAGTCCCTCTCTATCAAGCATCTTCTGGGGACCTGGCACTGGGGGGACCGAGGTGAGCTGGAGCCCACAGTCCAGCAGGGAAGCTAGAGATTGTCAGTGAACCGCTCTAATAAAACCCTGAACTAGCAGCCAAAGGTGCTACCAAGAAAAAGGCAAGAAGCCTCTACTAGGGGCTGGATCTAACCTGGGACTCAGAGGAGGTTTTGCTGAGTAAGTGATTTTTCAGCTCAAATCCCAAGAATGAGTAGGAGTTTATGAGGCAAAGTAGAAGAACCTTCCAGGCGCAGAATGGGGTCTCCTATTAATACCTTTCAGAATACAGTTTTGAGTATAGAGAAGGGGTCAggtatgttttactttttgaggTAAAATTTACACGTAGCAAAATGCTCAGATTTTAACTTAAGGTACAATTTGTGGATTTCAAGAAACATACACGCTCATGTAACTGACATGCCTATGAGGGctttccccaggtggctcagatgataaagaatctgcctgcagtgtaagtgacccagttttgatccccgggtggggaagatccccgggagaaaggaatggctacccactctggtattcttgcctgggaaatcccagggacagaggagcctggcaggctatagtccatggggtcaccaagagtcggacacgactgagcacctagcACTCTCCATGAGGATATAGAATGGCCATCACGTTGGACTCATCTTCACACCCTCTCCCTTATTATAAAAATTTGGGGCTGGGTTTTAATGGGAACATTTGATGGCGATGCAAGGGGATAAAGGCGTTGGGCTAGGTTTAAATCCCAGACCTACCACTGGACTTTGCCCAAGCTCCAGTTCTCTAaaactcagtttccccatgtgtAAAACTGGGTTATTGAACCTTCTTCACAGGGTTGCTTAAAGGGTGAATCTGCAAGTGGTTATGAATGCCCAGCTGGCCGGACGCTGGTCAGGCACGCTGAGACGGCCCTGCTTCCTCTCCAAAAGGGAACAGGGGTGGGCAGAGAGCCTGCTGGTTGGCGTTGGGAAGCCAGGGCACCTGCGCACACGCACCATACCCCACCCTAACGCCGGTCTCTTGTCCACAGGGATGTGCCTGCAGGCCTTTGTGGAGGCCTTCTTTTACCTGGCTCAGAGGAAGTTCAAGATGCTGCCGCTCCACGAGCAGGTGGCCTCACTGATCGACCTGTGTGAATACCACCTGTCCTTGCAGGACGAGAAGCGCCTGGTGTGTGGCCGCAGTGGCATATCGTCAGGGAGCAGGCTCCAGCCCAGCGCCACCCCGCAGGAGGCCGCGCCCGCAGCCCCGCCAGCCGAGGGCCGGCCCCAGCCCTGCACAGACGGCGCCCACAAGGTCTCCCACTCCAGACACAGTCTGTCCTGAGGGCCGCTCTGTCTTCCCGGAAGAAGGTTGAGCCTGAAAGACGCCACCCCCGGGCTTCCTGCTGGTGGAAAGATGGCAGGATGCTAAGTCCCAGCCCGAGATCCTGCTCTTCGTCTCCACGTTCTGCTGAGCTGCGCTTGGCGAGCCCGCCTGATTCTCGCCCGCTCTCCTCCCCAGCACCTCTTGGTGGCCCACCTGCTCGTGAGCCATCAGCGGACATATGATATGCAAAATGTGGCAGATGGCCTCTTCTCTTCTGGGCTCGTGGGAAGCCACACCTGGGGATAAAAAGCTGCTGTgtttggggcagggtgggggcaccAACAACCCCAAGATGGAGAGCCATGGAGAGGAAAGAACTCGAGGCATTGGAGTCTGGGGTCTGCCCCCGggccccttcccccacccagaGAGAATATGGTTAGAGCTTAGGAACATCATGTTTGACTTCCTACCACCCCGTTCTGTGAAAATGAATTGGAAATACCCAGGAGGCCTGCGCGCTCTCCCACCCCAATCATGTGCTGCGTGGGTGCAGTTAACAGACCGACCTGGCTGATTTCACGAGCTTGTCTGTTGCCAGCAGTGTTCCGTGTGTTACTCATTAAGATACAGATTTCACTGAGAGGTAGCTGAGGAAGGCTCCCAGGAGTCTCAGAGCTGGCTGGAGCCTGCGAGCCACCTTCTGTCCCATTTGGTTTGACCCCACAGCAGGCGTTCCCCGGTCATGTGTTTTCTGATCAGAGCTCTCTGCGGGTGGGGTGATCACCGTGTGTGCCCAGAGTGTGCGGGGAGCCTGGGGAAGGTGGGGGCTTCAGAGGGAAGGAATGTGTCGGTAAGCCCTGCGTAACGGTCAGAGCAAGTCAGAGCTTGACGTTAGAAGTGTCGGGGAAAGGGGAGTCACACTCTCCCTTCAACGAGACCCTTCCCTTGTCTCCATTCATATCCCCAGACATCCCCCCCTCTCagggggaagcttcagaggcAGCCGAAGGGAGCACTTTGGAAAACGGCCACAGGCAAGTCAGGGTCCAGGGCCCGCTGACCACAGGCAGCCGAGAAGCTGCCATTGTACAGCCAATCTCCCCAGAGTGCTGTTGGGTTTGGGGTTAATCTCCCCCTTTATCAAGGACCCTGGAGGGCCCTGGAAGGAGCTCACCATCAGGCTCTGAGGGAGGAGGATGAGGGTCTTGGACGGCATTCGttagcatggtgcctggcacacagtgggacTCAGAAAATGCTCACAAATGTAGGGACTGGGGAAGGTCATGGGTGTCAGTGTCAGAGAAGTGTCTGAGAACAGCACAGACATCTTCCTTCCCCCGCTTTTCCTCGTCCTCCTTACACTCCTCCCAGTCTCTGAGCCAAATCCCCTTCACTCCAACCAGTGGGAGCAGTTGCGTCAAAgtccagcacagagcctggtcCCTCGTAGGTGCTCAAAAAGCGTCTGTTGAAATGCACGGCTGGGAGTCATCCACTTTGGAATATTTTTCAACCCAAAGGGAAGGCTGTTAATCTAAGATCGCTCCAGCTGTTGGCCAGTTTAGGGGGTGGGGTCGGGGTCTGTTGATCCTTGCCTGACCTTCCCTCTAGCCAGACACCCATTCCCTCAAGGTGTGAagtcttcctcccccacccccacagggtGGCTCCCATGCGTTGCCCTTATCCCATTGTTTCTCCCGTCCTGCTCCTGGAAGCCCAGGTCAGACCCAGGTCTGCAGCCTATCCCCACCCCAGGGGACCCCGGCAGTCCCCGAGCCCTGCAGGGCACATGCTGGGAGACTCATTctttctataaagaaaataaatgcctcTATTTTCCCAGCAAAAAGCAGGAGGTGGCCACAGGTGGGAGGGACAGGAGGTACCTGATGAGCAGCAAGTGCTTCCCAAGTGGGAACATTTTAGAGGTGTCATCAGCTCTATTTTCCAGTTGTCCGGGGCAGTTTTGTAAGGCCGTTCCCATtttcagagaagggaaaacaagGCCTGGGAGGTCACGTGGTAAGTCAGGCCTTGGTCCAGGTCTGTTAGTCAACTCCAGAGCCCCATCCCCTCTGTGTACCCAGGTGAGTATGAACCCAGCTCCAAACAGAGCCCTGGTGGGTCCTTCCCGCCTGTGGGCCCCCAGGGCTCTGCACACTGCCATGCCATCTGGGGTCACAGGTCAGGGCCATCAGCGTTCCTAAACTGTCCACTGTGAGAAAACGAGTTTGAAAACCCTGCGTCCGCTCTCCCAGAGCCCTGTGACCACAGCAGATGGATTTCACAGCGAACGACCCAAGTAAATGGTCCCCGCAAGCTTATCAGCAGCTGGCAGCAGCAAAGCATCTTTTAGACAAAGTTCTAACTTGACATCATTTCTTGAAGTCGGTTTCCAGAAAGCATGCACTTGCCAAAATGGGATACCATCATCAGCTTCCAAACCAACCAAACACAttgaattttttagaaaaaaaataatcagtcGGCTGAATTCTAGGGGACTTCCCTATTGgttcggtggttaagaatctgcctgccagtgcaggggacatgggttcgatccctgctcggggaagatttcacgtgccacagggcaactaagctcattcACCACAACTCCCaggcctgcactctagagcccatgccctgcagcaGGAGAAACCCTcacaccaaaactagagagtagcccctgctcaccacaactagagagagcccacacacagcaacaaagacccagcacagccaaaaatacataaatcaattaaaaaaaaattttttttaaaggctgaattcCACCAGCATTGTTTGGGGTGAAATGTGAATATCAGCTCCTAGGATGAGGACCGTCCTCCCTTCACCCCTCCTCGCCTCTCACCTGGAGGCGTGGTTGCTGGGTGGTCTCCCAGGGTCACAGTCTAGAAGGAGCCCCTCCAGGGCAGGACAGGGCCTGAGAAAGCCCCGTGGCCCTCGGTGAGCATTGGGGAACCAAGGCTGCCGTAGTACAGGAGGCCAGCGAGTGACAGCGGGCCCTGTGTTTTCTCGACGCCACTGATCAGGAAGAACCAGAGGCTGCTCTGTTACTGGAATGAGTGATCGGAGACTTCCCCCACCGCCTCGTGCCTAATAGGAAGTCCCACTGTGTTTATCCCCTTCAGTAATTGGCTGCTCCTTTGTAGCGGGTAATTGGAGTGATCACAAGAGCAGACGTCTCCTTCCTCCTGGAAGAGAGATGCTCCGTGGGGAGCTGAATCCCTGTTCTCTGCCCATAGGATCGGCCCATCCCCAAGAAGGGCCCACAGATACTGTCTGGACCTCTTGCCCCCTACCCTCTCCTGCCCTTTCTTCCCCTCCTGCTAGTGCCCCACCTCACACACTGTCTGGCCACACTGACCCTGTCACTGTCCACTGGCTGGGTCCTTGCATGGCCTGCAGCCAGAGCGGTTCGATGAATAGATGAGATCAGGTTCAGCCTCATCCATCTTGGGCTGTATGCATCCCTGGACCACTGCCCGCCCCCCTCCTTTCCTGCCGTGCCGTTTCTGGTGTATCTGGAAAGCACCCTTCCCTCTTCAGGGCTGGCCTTGCctgctcccctccttccttcctcccagggGTTGTCCTTGGCCTCTCTGCCTTTACCGTCAGGCGCTCCATCCCCACAGCCCAGGCAGAATGCAGCTTGCAGCAGGGGCTTGTGAAGGATGCAGGTGGACTGTTAGCAGTGCTGGTCCCAACGGACCCCTCCCCAGCTGCGGAGGCAGGACCTCCTGGAGACAGGCGCCTCCATCCCCAGAACTCCCAAATCCCTCTTGTTTGTCCTCCGTCTGCTCTCCCAGCTCAGACCTCATTATCTCTGGCCTACGCTGCATCAGTCTTGCATCCCTATCAGTTCAGGAAGAACTCAGAACCGAAATGCTGATTGCACGATCCCTTAATTGTCAACCCTCCTCTTTTCCCAGATAAAGCCCAAGCTCCTTGATCTTCAAGTCccctcctccctttccacccTAAATCCACACTCAGCACCCACGTCTCCGGAGCAGCCTCTGCTCCCACAGCCCTTTGTGTCTGTTGTTACCACTCTGGAGAGAAGGTGCTGGTTCCTGACCCCTGGGAGGGGGGGCACAGGGCCCGCATCTGCTCCATGCGCTCCAGGCTTAGCTGTCCCCTCTGCTGGACCCTCCCTCTGCCCAGTGgaaacttgttgttgttcagttgctcggtcatgtctttgcgaccccatggactgcagcacgtcaggcttccctgtccttcaccaactcccagagcttgctcaaactcatattcgtcgagtcagtgattccatccaaccatctcatcctctgtcgtccccttctcttcctgccctcaatctttcccagcatcaaggtcttttccaatgagtcagttcttcacatcaggtggccaaagcattggagtttcagcttccgcatccgtccttccaatgaatattcagggtggaattcctttaggattgattggtttcatctccttgcagtccaagggactctcaagagtcttccccagccaccgcagttggaaggcatcaattcttcagcactcagccttttttattgtccagcttcCACAAGTAAGTGGAAACTCACTTATCTTTCAAAGTCCAGCTCACGTGTCTCCACTGCCATCCCTCAAGCAATgagccaccccctcctcctccttgtgAGAACCGGGAAGTCCTTTGTGATCGTACTTGTGTGTGGTGTCAGTGTTCGCGTCTGCCAAGCTGTGAGCTCTTTCACGGTCAGGCGGGTGATAGCTTGACACTGGTCCCTCAAGCACCGGACTGGGGCCTTCAGGTGCTGGAATGACGTGTTATCCCCAGACTGGCTTCTGGTTTCCTGCAAAGTGTGAAAGGATAAAGGGGGAAGGTTCCTCCTTGAATGCTGTAATCCATCAGGATAAATGAAGTCGGGACACTCAGCTCCCCTCCTGCTCTaccctctttcattttccttgcaTATTTGAAGACACAAGGGCTGAAAAATGGTCTCTGCTGCTCCTCCGACACCTGGAATTTGCCTTGTGATTGGCAgactattactttaaaaatagcttaaacatttttttttctttcatttcttgatAAATACCCTAAACTCCCCAGTCCCAGCATTGAGAACCAGGCTTGACTGTCTGGCATTTGAGTCCCTTCCC belongs to Cervus elaphus chromosome 11, mCerEla1.1, whole genome shotgun sequence and includes:
- the TTLL11 gene encoding tubulin polyglutamylase TTLL11 isoform X4, with translation MANLFIRFLGIKGTMKLGPTGFRTFIRNCKLSSSSLSMAAVDILYIDITRRWNSMTMDQRDSGMCLQAFVEAFFYLAQRKFKMLPLHEQVASLIDLCEYHLSLQDEKRLVCGRSGISSGSRLQPSATPQEAAPAAPPAEGRPQPCTDGAHKVSHSRHSLS